A stretch of the Hemitrygon akajei chromosome 30, sHemAka1.3, whole genome shotgun sequence genome encodes the following:
- the LOC140718613 gene encoding kelch-like protein 25 — MSVSEHENRKSRSQGPTNTLLFHKASHPDSVLSQLDSLRRQHLFTDVTLRAGSSSFLCHRAVLAACSRYFEAMFSSGLRESTAGEVDFRDSIHPEVLELLLDYAYSSRLAISEENAESLLQTGDMLQFHDVREAASEFLEKNLRAANCLRLLLLSDAHQCRGLYQQAWRMCLAHFEACAEAADGEDFCGLPEAKLAELLACDELEVDDERVVHRALMRWVQHDAEARRPALPRLLRHIRLALLPPSYLERVVARDQLVEGDEQSMRLVDQARRCQRLRLLPGDQRAAASPCARPRRAGHTLLILGGRTFMCDKIYQLDQRARRIVPRAELPSPRKEFSACAVGCKVYVSGGRGSENGVSRDVWVYDTAAGEWSKAAPMLVARFGHGSAELLGSLYAVGGHTAVVGVFPASPSVSLKQVERYEPTANAWAMAAPLRDGVSNAAVVSARLRLYVIGGAGPRRERAPTVQCYDPADDRWVVAAACPQAWRYTAAAVLGSQIFIMGGDTEFTAASAYRFDCDTNQWTRVGDMTAKRMSCHAVASGNKLYVVGGYFGTQRCKSLDCYDPASDTWSSITTVPYSLIPTAFVSTWKHCDLLDAD; from the coding sequence ATGTCGGTGAGCGAGCATGAGAATCGCAAATCCCGCAGCCAGGGTCCGACGAACACGCTACTGTTCCACAAAGCCTCGCACCCGGACAGCGTCCTCAGCCAGCTGGACAGCCTGCGCAGGCAGCACCTCTTCACCGACGTGACCCTGCGGGCGGGCAGCAGCTCCTTCCTCTGCCACCGGGCTGTGCTGGCGGCCTGCAGCCGCTACTTCGAGGCCATGTTCAGCAGCGGCCTGCGGGAGAGCACGGCCGGCGAGGTGGACTTCCGCGACAGCATCCACCCTGAGGTGCTGGAGCTGCTGCTCGACTACGCCTACTCATCGCGGCTGGCCATCAGCGAGGAGAACGCCGAGTCACTGCTGCAGACCGGTGACATGTTGCAGTTCCACGACGTGCGGGAAGCGGCCTCTGAGTTCCTGGAAAAGAACCTGCGTGCCGCCAACTGCCTACGGCTGCTGCTGCTGTCGGACGCGCACCAGTGCCGGGGCCTCTACCAGCAGGCCTGGCGCATGTGCTTGGCCCACTTTGAGGCCTGCGCCGAGGCGGCCGACGGCGAGGACTTTTGCGGCCTGCCTGAGGCCAAGCTAGCCGAGCTGCTGGCCTGCGATGAGTTGGAGGTGGACGACGAGCGGGTGGTGCACCGGGCCCTCATGAGGTGGGTGCAGCACGATGCCGAGGCCCGGCGCCCTGCCTTGCCCCGGCTCCTGCGCCACATCCGGCTTGCGCTGCTGCCGCCTAGCTACCTTGAGCGGGTGGTGGCCCGCGACCAGCTGGTGGAGGGCGACGAGCAGAGCATGCGGCTGGTCGACCAGGCCCGGCGCTGCCAACGGCTGCGGCTGCTGCCCGGCGACCAACGGGCGGCTGCCAGCCCCTGTGCCCGCCCGCGCCGGGCCGGGCACACACTGCTGATCCTGGGCGGCCGCACCTTCATGTGCGACAAGATCTACCAGCTGGACCAGCGCGCCCGCCGCATCGTGCCGCGGGCTGAGCTGCCCAGCCCGCGCAAGGAGTTCAGCGCCTGCGCGGTAGGGTGCAAAGTCTACGTCAGCGGAGGGCGCGGCTCCGAGAATGGCGTCTCGCGGGACGTCTGGGTCTACGATACGGCGGCCGGCGAGTGGAGCAAGGCGGCGCCGATGCTGGTGGCGCGCTTTGGCCACGGCTCGGCCGAGCTGCTGGGCTCGCTGTATGCGGTTGGCGGTCACACTGCGGTCGTGGGTGTCTTCCCGGCCTCACCGTCTGTCTCGCTCAAGCAGGTGGAGCGCTATGAGCCGACCGCCAACGCCTGGGCCATGGCGGCACCGCTGCGGGACGGCGTCAGCAACGCCGCCGTGGTCAGCGCGCGGCTGCGCCTGTACGTCATCGGCGGCGCCGGCCCGAGGCGGGAACGGGCGCCCACCGTCCAGTGCTACGACCCGGCCGACGACCGGTGGGTGGTGGCGGCCGCGTGCCCGCAGGCCTGGCGATACACGGCCGCTGCCGTGCTCGGCAGCCAGATCTTCATCATGGGCGGCGACACGGAGTTCACGGCGGCTTCGGCCTACCGCTTCGACTGCGACACCAACCAGTGGACCCGGGTGGGCGACATGACGGCCAAGCGCATGAGCTGCCACGCCGTGGCCTCGGGCAACAAGCTGTACGTGGTGGGCGGCTACTTCGGCACGCAGCGCTGCAAGAGCCTCGACTGCTACGACCCGGCCTCGGACACCTGGAGCAGCATCACCACGGTGCCCTACTCGCTGATCCCCACCGCCTTCGTCAGCACCTGGAAGCACTGCGATCTGCTGGACGCCGACTAG